In one Pseudomonas sp. MM211 genomic region, the following are encoded:
- a CDS encoding NADP-dependent glyceraldehyde-3-phosphate dehydrogenase yields MSRPFDPAALFPRLHDIPEAYRPDAPVEQREYLVGGELRHWQGPLAQVRSPIYLAEDDGERQVVLGSTPLLDADAALAALDAAVAAYDHGQGQWPNLRVAERIAHVEAFLARMREQRTAVVKLLMWEIGKNLKDSEKEFDRTCDYIVDTIGALKELDRRSSRFELEQGTLGQIRRVPLGVALCMGPYNYPLNETFTTLIPALIMGNTVVFKPAKFGVLLMRPLLEAFRDSFPPGVINIIYGRGRETVSALMESGKVDVFAFIGTHRGASDLKKLHPKPHRLRAALGLDAKNPGIVLPQVDLDNAVSEALTGALSFNGQRCTALKILFVHEDVLQPFLDKFSAGLAKLKPGMPWDAGVALTPLPEPGKVDYLKTVMADAIDKGAKIINPGGGEHRESFFYPALLCPVTPQMRLYGEEQFGPLVPVVPYRDVEQVIDYVLQSDFGQQLSLFGNDAQQIGRLVDAFANQVGRININAQCQRGPDTFPFNGRKDSAEGTLSVHDALRTFSIRTLVATRFTDDNKALVSEVIRQRSSNFLTTDYIF; encoded by the coding sequence ATGTCCCGTCCCTTCGACCCTGCTGCGCTGTTTCCCCGTCTGCACGATATTCCTGAAGCCTACCGCCCCGATGCACCAGTCGAGCAGCGTGAATACCTGGTCGGCGGCGAGTTACGCCACTGGCAGGGGCCGCTGGCGCAGGTGCGCAGCCCGATCTATCTCGCCGAGGACGATGGCGAGCGCCAGGTGGTGCTCGGCAGTACGCCGCTGCTCGACGCCGATGCTGCCCTGGCCGCGCTGGATGCCGCCGTGGCAGCCTACGATCACGGCCAGGGTCAGTGGCCCAACCTGCGCGTCGCTGAACGCATCGCCCATGTCGAAGCCTTTCTGGCTCGCATGCGTGAACAGCGCACGGCAGTGGTCAAGCTGCTGATGTGGGAGATCGGCAAGAACCTCAAGGACTCCGAAAAGGAGTTTGACCGTACCTGCGATTACATCGTCGACACCATCGGAGCGCTCAAGGAGCTGGATCGTCGCTCCAGTCGTTTCGAGCTGGAACAGGGCACCTTGGGGCAGATCCGCCGCGTGCCGCTGGGTGTGGCGCTGTGCATGGGGCCGTATAACTATCCGCTGAACGAAACCTTCACCACGCTGATTCCGGCGCTGATCATGGGCAACACGGTGGTGTTCAAACCGGCCAAGTTCGGTGTACTGCTGATGCGTCCGTTGCTGGAAGCGTTCCGCGATAGCTTCCCGCCAGGCGTGATCAACATCATCTACGGCCGCGGGCGCGAAACGGTCAGCGCTCTGATGGAGAGTGGCAAGGTCGACGTGTTCGCCTTCATCGGCACCCACAGGGGTGCCAGTGATCTGAAGAAGTTGCACCCCAAGCCCCATCGCCTGCGTGCGGCGCTGGGCCTGGATGCCAAGAATCCTGGCATCGTGCTTCCCCAGGTCGATCTGGACAACGCGGTGAGCGAGGCACTGACTGGCGCGCTGTCGTTCAACGGCCAGCGTTGCACCGCGTTGAAAATCCTCTTCGTTCATGAAGATGTACTGCAGCCATTCCTCGACAAGTTCAGCGCCGGCCTGGCCAAACTCAAGCCCGGCATGCCCTGGGACGCGGGCGTCGCGCTGACGCCACTGCCCGAGCCGGGCAAGGTCGATTACCTGAAAACGGTCATGGCCGATGCCATCGACAAAGGCGCGAAGATCATCAACCCGGGCGGCGGTGAGCACCGCGAGAGCTTCTTCTATCCGGCGCTGCTGTGCCCGGTAACGCCACAGATGCGCCTGTATGGCGAAGAGCAGTTCGGGCCCCTGGTGCCGGTGGTGCCGTATCGGGATGTCGAGCAGGTGATCGATTACGTACTGCAGTCCGATTTCGGTCAGCAGCTAAGCCTGTTCGGCAACGATGCGCAGCAGATCGGTCGCCTGGTCGACGCCTTCGCCAACCAGGTCGGGCGCATCAACATCAACGCCCAGTGCCAGCGCGGCCCGGATACCTTCCCGTTCAACGGCCGCAAGGATTCCGCTGAGGGCACGCTGTCGGTGCATGACGCCCTGCGTACCTTCTCGATCCGCACCCTGGTGGCGACCCGTTTTACGGACGACAACAAGGCGCTGGTCAGCGAGGTGATTCGTCAGCGTTCATCGAATTTCCTGACCACCGATTACATTTTCTAA